The genomic DNA CCGGGAGCGTCGCGGCGACCGTGTCGCCCCGGGCACGCTGGCGCGGGTCTCGATTATGGGAAATCGGGGCGGTTGCTGCGGCCCGTGCCTGCTGCCCACCACCAGTCGGTCAGGGTGGCCTGGGCGCGCACACAGGCGGGCGATAGGACCGCGCCGGTTCGCACGGATAATTATCCAACCGAACACCGCCTTGTGGCAGGTGGTAGCCAGGATGCCCGGGCGCCGGCGTGCCGGCGGATCGGAACCGGGCTCACCGAGGAAGAGTGGCATCACCACCTCCCTGGCGTGCCTTATCGGCAGACGTGGTGAAGCCCTTCCTACAGGTCGGCGTAGAGCGTTTCCTCGGCGATGAGGATCCTTTCCAACAATCGCGGAAACGTTCCGTAGTCGCGTACCGCGTAGTGGACGGTCGCGCGATTGTCCCAGAACGCGACTGAGCCCGGTCGCCACGAGAACCGCACCTGGTTCGCCGGCTTGCGGTACTGGTCGATGACCGCGGTGAGAAGTTCCCTGCTTTCCGCCCGGTCCAGCCCGACGATCGTGGGCCTCTGGGTGAAGTTCACCCAGAGGGTCTTCGCACCGGTTTCCCGGTGCGGGCGGATGATCGGATGGGCGACCACCGGATAGTCGTGTCCGGACTGGTGCAGCGCGGCCCGGTAGTCATGGGTGACGTGGTGGCCCTCGAGTCGGGCCTTCACCTCGTCGGGCAGACCCTGGTAGGCGAGGGCGGCGTCGACCCAGATGGTGTCGCCGCCGACCTCGGGCAGGTGGACCGCCCGCAGCACTGCTCCCCAGGTCGGCACGAGCCGCCAGCTCGTGTCGGTGTGGTACGGCTCCCAGACATCGTCGCCGGCCTGCGGAGTGTGGGCCTTCTCGTGTTTCTTGAAGTCCTCGCTGGCGATGCGGTGAAT from Parafrankia irregularis includes the following:
- a CDS encoding TauD/TfdA dioxygenase family protein gives rise to the protein MTTVVDTPVQSSLAVQALQPTIGAEISGVDLREPLTPEVRDQIRATLLKYKVVFFRDQELTQAQHEDFARQFGPLYTHPGAGNAGPDISPAIHRIASEDFKKHEKAHTPQAGDDVWEPYHTDTSWRLVPTWGAVLRAVHLPEVGGDTIWVDAALAYQGLPDEVKARLEGHHVTHDYRAALHQSGHDYPVVAHPIIRPHRETGAKTLWVNFTQRPTIVGLDRAESRELLTAVIDQYRKPANQVRFSWRPGSVAFWDNRATVHYAVRDYGTFPRLLERILIAEETLYADL